One window from the genome of Chloroflexaceae bacterium encodes:
- a CDS encoding 8-oxo-dGTP diphosphatase — MPYTPIIATLGYVLSPERTAVLLVHRNARAQDQHLGKYNGLGGKIEPYEDVVSGMRRELREEAAIEALDLTLRGTISWPGFGKQGEDWLGFIFLITRFRGEPPPSNAEGRLEWVPVERLLRGDLPLWPGDPYFLPLVFGDDPRQFHGVMPYREGQPVSWTYTLI, encoded by the coding sequence ATGCCATACACCCCCATCATCGCTACCCTGGGGTACGTCCTCTCGCCCGAGCGTACTGCGGTGCTGCTGGTGCATCGCAATGCCCGCGCGCAAGACCAGCATCTTGGCAAGTACAACGGGCTGGGCGGCAAAATCGAGCCTTACGAAGACGTGGTGAGCGGCATGCGCCGGGAGTTGCGCGAGGAGGCGGCGATCGAGGCCCTCGACCTGACTCTGCGAGGAACGATCAGTTGGCCCGGCTTCGGAAAGCAGGGTGAGGACTGGCTGGGCTTCATCTTTCTGATCACCCGCTTCCGCGGCGAACCGCCGCCGTCCAACGCCGAGGGCCGCCTGGAGTGGGTGCCGGTCGAGCGCCTGCTGCGGGGCGATCTCCCCCTTTGGCCCGGCGACCCGTACTTTCTGCCCCTGGTCTTCGGCGACGATCCGCGCCAGTTTCACGGGGTCATGCCATACCGAGAAGGACAACCGGTGAGCTGGACTTATACGCTGATATAA
- a CDS encoding NUDIX domain-containing protein, with the protein MHIWKASLREGGLSLAYNAIILVRAGLRQLTRPTEVGVRALVVRDDEVLLVRHRGGRYPWSLPGGGLGRNETMLTAIVREVREEAGCETRPRELLGLYRAINEGMINYVAVFVCEPLGQVHPPTSDLEIVDARFFRQCDLPGNTEPGSLRRVEEYQQGARGLYGPW; encoded by the coding sequence ATGCATATCTGGAAGGCCAGCCTGCGCGAAGGCGGGTTGTCGCTCGCATACAATGCCATCATCCTCGTCCGCGCCGGTCTGCGCCAGCTCACCCGCCCCACCGAGGTCGGCGTGCGCGCCCTGGTTGTACGCGATGACGAGGTGTTGCTGGTGCGCCATCGGGGCGGACGCTACCCCTGGTCGTTGCCCGGCGGCGGCCTGGGGCGGAACGAGACGATGCTTACCGCCATCGTCCGCGAGGTGCGCGAGGAGGCAGGCTGTGAAACGCGCCCGCGTGAACTCCTGGGCCTGTACCGGGCCATCAATGAGGGAATGATCAACTACGTGGCCGTGTTCGTCTGCGAACCGCTGGGGCAGGTGCATCCCCCTACCAGTGATCTGGAGATTGTTGACGCGCGCTTTTTCCGCCAGTGTGATCTGCCAGGGAATACCGAACCGGGAAGCCTGCGTCGCGTTGAGGAATACCAGCAAGGCGCGCGGGGCCTCTACGGGCCGTGGTGA